A region of Acidobacteriota bacterium DNA encodes the following proteins:
- a CDS encoding aminopeptidase P family protein, translating into MTDERFPREELAGRLERFQAALAGAGLDGAIVLQRADRVWLTDAAFQGALLVPAAGAPRLFVWRGRGRIGGGCPCEPEPVAGMGKLPAAIAAAGLAGWRRVGFEEDVLPVAWYRRLVADVWPAAEHADIAPALRRLRSLKSPRELARVRVSGRVLAGGFAALRTILREGMPEYEAQARLDLAMRLAGDQAAGRTRGFNAEARGVVACGASAAVDTAFDGPIGQPGRYYLAPMGAGSGVIRTGAPVIADSTAGYAGYLTDMTRTYHIGPLDRRFVDAHNFCVHILAEVTRRLVPGAVPEELYQWAVDEAAAAGYAEHFMNRGENKVRFLGHGIGLEMDEVPILARRFTEPLEAGMVFAVEPKIIFDDGGVGVEDTIVVGAGGGEVVTPLELGLMQVG; encoded by the coding sequence ATGACCGACGAACGTTTTCCGCGGGAAGAACTGGCGGGGCGGCTGGAGCGGTTTCAGGCGGCCCTGGCCGGCGCCGGGCTGGACGGCGCCATCGTGCTGCAGCGGGCCGACCGGGTCTGGCTCACCGACGCCGCCTTTCAGGGCGCGCTGCTGGTGCCGGCGGCGGGCGCGCCGCGGCTCTTCGTCTGGCGCGGCCGCGGCCGGATCGGCGGCGGCTGCCCGTGCGAGCCCGAGCCGGTGGCCGGAATGGGCAAGCTGCCGGCGGCGATCGCGGCCGCCGGCCTGGCCGGCTGGCGACGGGTGGGCTTCGAGGAAGACGTGCTCCCCGTGGCCTGGTACCGGCGGCTCGTAGCCGACGTCTGGCCCGCGGCCGAACACGCCGACATCGCCCCGGCGCTGCGGCGCTTGCGCAGCCTCAAATCGCCGCGGGAGCTGGCGCGCGTCCGCGTCAGCGGCCGGGTGCTGGCCGGCGGGTTCGCGGCGCTGCGCACGATCCTGCGCGAGGGGATGCCCGAGTACGAAGCCCAGGCGCGGCTGGATCTGGCCATGCGGCTGGCGGGCGACCAGGCCGCCGGGCGCACCCGCGGCTTCAACGCCGAGGCGCGGGGCGTGGTGGCGTGCGGCGCGTCGGCGGCGGTGGACACCGCCTTCGACGGCCCCATCGGCCAGCCGGGCCGCTACTACCTGGCGCCCATGGGGGCGGGCAGCGGCGTGATCCGCACCGGCGCGCCGGTGATCGCCGACTCCACGGCCGGTTATGCCGGCTACCTGACCGACATGACCCGCACCTACCACATCGGACCGCTGGACCGGCGCTTCGTCGACGCCCATAATTTCTGCGTCCATATCCTGGCTGAAGTCACCCGCCGACTGGTGCCGGGGGCGGTGCCCGAAGAGTTGTACCAATGGGCCGTCGACGAGGCGGCGGCGGCCGGCTACGCGGAGCACTTCATGAACCGGGGCGAGAACAAGGTCCGCTTCCTGGGGCACGGCATCGGGCTGGAGATGGACGAGGTGCCCATTCTGGCCCGGCGCTTCACCGAACCACTGGAGGCGGGAATGGTCTTCGCCGTGGAGCCCAAGATCATCTTCGACGACGGCGGCGTGGGCGTCGAGGACACCATCGTCGTCGGCGCCGGCGGCGGCGAGGTGGTGACGCCCCTGGAACTCGGCCTGATGCAGGTCGGTTGA
- a CDS encoding YkgJ family cysteine cluster protein, translating to MECRVGCGACCIAPSISSPIPGMPGGKPAGVRCIQLTPDNRCRLWGRPERPAVCVSLRASPEMCGGGAAEALAWLARLEQLTAPAAGAAADSRTQETS from the coding sequence ATGGAGTGCCGCGTCGGCTGCGGGGCCTGCTGCATCGCCCCGTCCATCAGCTCGCCGATCCCGGGGATGCCCGGCGGCAAGCCCGCCGGGGTGCGCTGCATCCAGCTCACGCCCGACAACCGCTGCCGCCTCTGGGGGCGCCCCGAGCGGCCGGCGGTGTGCGTCAGCCTCCGGGCTTCGCCCGAGATGTGCGGCGGCGGCGCGGCCGAAGCGCTGGCCTGGCTGGCCCGGCTGGAGCAGCTGACCGCGCCGGCCGCGGGTGCTGCGGCCGATTCACGAACACAGGAGACATCATGA
- a CDS encoding class I SAM-dependent methyltransferase, giving the protein MKPWYEELFENYAESYDREVFTRGTVAECDFIEAELGHDRTRTILDIGCGTGRHAIELARRGWTVTGIDLSADQLRRARAKARAAGVTVRFERRDARRFRFARPFGAAILICEGAFPLMATDAENFEILRCAARALTPGAPFILTTLNALFPLYHSVKEFLDQHPSGVTTQAGAFDLLTFRDRSTVAVIDDSGRTRTLATDERFYAPSEIAWLLATAGFTDIEIRGCDTGVFDHNRPLTPDDFEMLVIARRAASGAV; this is encoded by the coding sequence ATGAAACCGTGGTACGAGGAGCTGTTCGAAAACTACGCCGAGTCGTATGATCGCGAGGTGTTCACCCGGGGCACCGTGGCCGAGTGCGACTTCATCGAAGCGGAGCTGGGACACGACCGCACCCGCACCATTCTGGACATCGGCTGCGGCACCGGCCGCCACGCCATCGAGCTGGCCCGGCGCGGCTGGACCGTGACCGGGATCGACCTGTCGGCGGACCAGCTTCGCCGCGCCAGGGCCAAGGCCCGCGCAGCCGGCGTGACGGTGCGCTTCGAGCGCCGCGACGCCCGCCGCTTCCGCTTCGCCCGCCCGTTCGGCGCGGCCATCCTGATTTGCGAGGGGGCGTTCCCGCTCATGGCGACCGATGCCGAGAACTTCGAGATCCTGCGCTGCGCCGCGCGGGCGCTCACGCCCGGCGCTCCCTTCATCCTGACCACGCTGAACGCGCTGTTCCCCCTGTACCACTCGGTCAAGGAGTTCCTCGACCAGCACCCGTCGGGCGTGACCACCCAGGCCGGCGCGTTCGACCTGCTCACCTTCCGGGACCGCTCCACCGTCGCGGTCATCGACGACTCCGGCCGGACCAGGACGCTGGCCACCGACGAGCGGTTCTACGCTCCGAGCGAGATCGCCTGGCTGCTAGCGACGGCCGGGTTCACCGACATCGAGATCCGGGGGTGCGACACCGGCGTCTTCGATCACAACAGGCCCCTCACCCCTGACGATTTCGAGATGCTGGTCATCGCCCGCCGGGCGGCGAGCGGTGCAGTCTGA
- a CDS encoding NYN domain-containing protein, translating into MPYLVDGNNLMGRAAARGLGGPTDRRGVVAALATLAAGRGGRFTVVFDGAPDAHFAGDVALGPVRVEFAAPRSADDRILARVRAARNPRDLTVVTDDRALAAAARGLGARVAGVNEFLDRLTSGGGRTAGAKGDTGPVDVAFWESYFSGRTDDD; encoded by the coding sequence ATGCCGTACCTGGTGGACGGCAACAACCTGATGGGCCGCGCGGCGGCGCGCGGGTTGGGCGGGCCCACCGACCGCCGCGGCGTGGTGGCCGCGCTGGCGACGCTTGCCGCCGGGCGCGGCGGGCGATTCACTGTGGTGTTCGACGGAGCGCCGGACGCGCACTTCGCCGGCGACGTTGCGCTCGGCCCCGTCCGAGTGGAATTCGCCGCTCCGCGCTCCGCCGACGACCGGATCCTGGCCCGGGTGCGGGCCGCCCGCAACCCCCGCGACCTGACCGTGGTGACCGACGACCGGGCGCTGGCCGCCGCCGCCCGCGGCCTGGGGGCGCGGGTGGCCGGCGTGAACGAGTTTCTGGACCGCCTGACCTCCGGCGGAGGGCGCACCGCCGGCGCCAAAGGCGACACCGGCCCGGTGGACGTAGCGTTTTGGGAGAGCTACTTCAGCGGCCGCACCGACGACGACTGA